GTTCGCTGTTTTTCTTTCCTCTTCTTATTGTTTTGCCTTTAGCCCCTACACTTTACACCTTATATTATCTGGATGACCGCTCCGCTGATTATAATTTTTATTATTTATGGCAGGCTCCGATACTTTCTACCGTATATATTTTATTATTTATTGGAGTGGTAAGTGTACTGACCCGTATTTTACAGTACAATATGAAACCGGGTATTTATCCGGTATACAGTTTTATGTATTATAAAAAATGGATAAAAGACCAGATCTTCAATCTTTCTCTGATCATTGTACATCCACTTTTTGCCTCCATTTATATCAGTAAATTTTACAGAATGATGGGAGCGAAAGTGGGAAAAAATTCAGAAATATCGACTGCAAGTGATGTTTCTCATCATCTTTTGGAAATTGGTGAAGGTTCGTTTATTGCTGATGCGGTAATTCTGGGGGAACATGATGTAAGAAATGAAAAATTAATTTTATCTAAAACCACAATCGGAAACAACAGTTTTGTAGGAAACAGCGGGCTGATACCTCAGGGATATGAGCTTGGAAATGATATGTTGATTGGTGTATTGAGTAAAGCACCTTCGGAAGAGCAACTGAAAAATTCTACTGAAAAAGACTGGTTCGGATCTCCTCCGATTGGATTGCCTTCAAGACAAAAATCTGATGTTTTTCAGGATAATCTTACTTACAATCCACCATTCAAACTTAAGCTTGCAAGAGCTATCGTAGAAGGAATCAGAATTATTCTTCCACAAACGGTGATCATCATCTGCAGTGTATTATTTATTGCATACACCAGCACTTACCTGGAAGGGAATATTCATTATCTGGTTTTACTGGCTCCGTTTTATTATTTGGGAATTGTTGCCTTACCTTCATTTTTCTTCACTGTAATATTGAAATGGTTATTTGTTGGAAAATATAAAAAGACCGAAATGCCAATGTACAGTATGAAAGTGTGGCTAAGTGAAGGAATCACTACTATTTATGAAGCACTTCCTGTACAGTTTTTCCTTGATTTTTTACGGGGAACATTCTGGTTGCCATTCTTTATGAGATTTTTAGGTGTAAAAATCGGAAAAAGAGTCTGGCTGAATACAACTGACATTACAGAATTTGACATGGTAACCATTGGAGATGAGACTATGCTGAATGAAGACTGCGGCCCTCAAACCCATCTTTTTGAAGACAGAATTATGAAAATTGGAAGTGTAAAAATGGGAAGCCAGACTACAATCAATTCAAGAACGATTATTTTATATGACAGTGAAATTGGAAACAATGTTAATATTGATCCGCTTTCTCTTGTAATGAAAGGTGAAGTGCTTTCCGATAATACATCATGGCACGGAAGCCCATTGAGAGGAAAGTAATTATGCGGGGAGATGGAGGATGGAGGTAGTGAAAGCAAATAACAGGGATTAATATCTTTTTATCGAGCTTTTATTTTAAAGCAACAGGGTATAATATTTGCCACAGGATAACCTCCCAACCTCTCTCTTCCAGCCCATTAAAAAAAATATCATTATGAATTATTCCATCAGAAAAATAAAAATTACGGAAAATCTCCCTATCGTAGATGAATTGGTAGGAGAGCTTCATATTTCGGAAAAAGAAATGAATAACAAAACTGCTGACTGGAACAAGATCAGAGAAAATTACCTCCGCTTTATGACCGAATGTGAGGAAGAAAATGACGGCACTTTTCTCATCGCAGAAATTGACGGGAAAGCAATAGGTTTTCTTTTCGGGTATATTGATGAAAGGGATGACAGTAATTTTGAATCAGGAGAAGGAGATGATCTGTATGTTTCCGAAGGGTATGTGAAAAAAGAGTTCAGAAAGCAGGGAATCTACTCTGCTCTCAACAAAGCTTTTGAAGAAGCCTATACAGACTATAAAATCAGAAAAATCTACCGTTATACACTCTGTTCTAATGACACTATGCAACGCTGGTTGTCTTCCCAGGGATATCAGCCTGTAAGATTGGTTTATGAAAAATGGTTGTAGATTAAAATAAAAGAGTCCGGCAAGCTTCGCTTGCCGGACTCTTTTTGAACACTTGTTCTTATTATTTTTGTCTGAAATACACCTCAATTGGAACTCCGGTAAATCCGAATTGTTTTCTCAACTGATTTTCAGTAAATCTCTTATAAGGTTCTTTCACATATTGTGGAAGATTACAGAAAAATACAAACTGTGGTGACGGCGTAGGAAGCTGAACACAATATTTGATTTTAATATATTTCCCTTTCAATGCCGGTGGTGGCATACTTTCGAAAATCGGAAGCATTACTTCATTCAGTTTTGAAGTTTTAATTTTCTTCTTACGGTCTTCATAAACCTCCATGGCTACTTCTACAGCTTTTAAGATTCTCTGCTTTGTTAAAGCTGAAACAAATAAGATTGGAATATCCTGAAACTGACCAATTTTATCTTTGATTGATTTTTCGAAATCACGAATTGTATTAGTCTGCTTGTCTTCGATCAAATCCCATTTATTGACAAGAATTACAATTCCTTTTCTATTTTTCTGAGCTAATCCGAAGATATTCATGTCCTGAGATTCCCATCCCTGTGTGGCATCCACCATGATAATAACTACGTCAGAATATTCGATAGAACGGATAGATCTCATTACAGAATAGAATTCAAGGTCTTCGTTTACCTTAGATTTTCTTCTCATCCCTGCTGTATCCACCAATACAAACTCGTGTCCGAATTTGTTATATAAAGTCTGGATACTGTCTCTTGTAGTTCCTGCAATATCTGTTACAATATTTCTTTCAACATCCAGCAAAGCATTGGTCATTGTAGATTTTCCTACGTTTGGACGACCAGCAATAGTAATTTTTGGAAGTCCTTCAAAAGGATCTTTGTATTCTGTAGTAGGGAAATCTTTTACGATATCATCTAACAAATCTCCTGTTCCTGAACCTGTAGCTGAAGAAAGTGTATAATACTTGTCTATTCCTAACTGATAGAATTCTGTTGCCGGAAGTTCTTCTTTTGAGGAATCTACTTTATTAATAACGATATAAATTGGTTTATTGGACCTTCTAAGAAGTCTGTAGATTTCGTAATCTGTATCGGTAAGCCCTTCTTCCACATTCATCATAAAAATAATGGAAGTTGCCTCGTCCACTGCTAATTGTACCTGTTTACGGATTTCTTCTTCAAAGATATCATCTGTACCTACATCATAACCTCCTGTATCAATTACAGTAAAGTCTACTCCATTCCAGTCGGATTTTCCGTAGTGACGGTCTCTGGTAACACCAGCTGTAGAATCTACAATAGCTTC
The nucleotide sequence above comes from Chryseobacterium sp. 7. Encoded proteins:
- a CDS encoding GNAT family N-acetyltransferase → MNYSIRKIKITENLPIVDELVGELHISEKEMNNKTADWNKIRENYLRFMTECEEENDGTFLIAEIDGKAIGFLFGYIDERDDSNFESGEGDDLYVSEGYVKKEFRKQGIYSALNKAFEEAYTDYKIRKIYRYTLCSNDTMQRWLSSQGYQPVRLVYEKWL
- the der gene encoding ribosome biogenesis GTPase Der, with product MSNIVAIVGRPNVGKSTLFNRLLERREAIVDSTAGVTRDRHYGKSDWNGVDFTVIDTGGYDVGTDDIFEEEIRKQVQLAVDEATSIIFMMNVEEGLTDTDYEIYRLLRRSNKPIYIVINKVDSSKEELPATEFYQLGIDKYYTLSSATGSGTGDLLDDIVKDFPTTEYKDPFEGLPKITIAGRPNVGKSTMTNALLDVERNIVTDIAGTTRDSIQTLYNKFGHEFVLVDTAGMRRKSKVNEDLEFYSVMRSIRSIEYSDVVIIMVDATQGWESQDMNIFGLAQKNRKGIVILVNKWDLIEDKQTNTIRDFEKSIKDKIGQFQDIPILFVSALTKQRILKAVEVAMEVYEDRKKKIKTSKLNEVMLPIFESMPPPALKGKYIKIKYCVQLPTPSPQFVFFCNLPQYVKEPYKRFTENQLRKQFGFTGVPIEVYFRQK